A region from the Altererythrobacter sp. H2 genome encodes:
- the serB gene encoding phosphoserine phosphatase SerB, with protein sequence MLIARLIADPATLETRLDAAIAALEENSLRVASAALLERVEGVVELTLPEGDPAALLAVLDSHFDSADMLAAQDLITLPRLFVSDMDSTMIGQECIDELADYAGLKDQIAGITERAMQGELDFESALRERVGLLAGLGEEAIDQCLTDRIRPMEGARTLVATLRAHGVRTVLVTGGFHHFADPVAELLGFERVVGNRLEVGAGQLTGGLLGDVADSGTKLRVLQDEAAQLGENVVTLATGDGANDIPMIEAATYGVAYRAKPKARLAANGRIDRGDLTSVLKLLGIPRSDWTAA encoded by the coding sequence CGCGGCAATTGCTGCGCTGGAGGAAAATAGTCTGCGGGTGGCCTCGGCCGCGCTGCTCGAACGAGTTGAAGGCGTGGTTGAACTGACTTTGCCGGAAGGCGATCCTGCGGCGCTGCTGGCGGTGCTGGACAGCCATTTCGATTCCGCCGACATGCTGGCCGCGCAGGATCTGATCACCCTGCCGCGCCTGTTCGTCTCCGACATGGATTCGACCATGATCGGGCAGGAATGCATTGACGAGCTGGCCGATTATGCCGGGCTGAAGGATCAGATCGCCGGAATCACCGAGCGGGCCATGCAGGGGGAACTCGATTTTGAAAGCGCCTTGCGCGAACGGGTCGGCCTGCTTGCGGGCTTGGGTGAGGAGGCGATTGATCAATGCCTGACCGACCGGATTCGCCCGATGGAAGGCGCGCGCACCCTCGTTGCCACCCTGCGGGCGCATGGGGTGCGGACAGTGCTGGTGACCGGCGGCTTTCACCACTTTGCCGACCCGGTGGCCGAGTTGCTGGGGTTTGAGCGAGTGGTCGGCAACCGGCTGGAAGTGGGCGCGGGCCAGCTGACCGGCGGGCTGCTCGGCGATGTCGCCGACAGTGGGACCAAGCTGCGGGTATTACAGGATGAAGCGGCGCAACTTGGGGAGAATGTCGTCACCCTGGCGACCGGCGACGGGGCCAACGACATCCCGATGATCGAGGCGGCGACCTATGGCGTTGCCTACCGGGCCAAGCCCAAGGCCCGCCTCGCCGCCAACGGCCGCATTGACCGGGGCGACCTGACCAGCGTCTTGAAGCTGCTCGGCATCCCGCGCAGCGACTGGACGGCGGCCTAG
- a CDS encoding Coq4 family protein has product MELIDRPLVHPRRKVTGFRPIKAMRHFGKLVADKEDTEQVFQIIDALKGRKSVWQMADFIATPQARMLLERGEALPPLLDDHARWAKCAPNSLARRYVEFMEREGLTAAGLVAESHKFKPKDERFEDLYEWYIERLRDTHDLFHVLTGYGRDPLGELCLLGFSYEQNHSPGVLFIAWMGARQMAKETGMRAPVMEALAEGRRLGREADKLAHADLLTTLPDDIDAVRARLKIGKPEAYRQCLRLFEDLPTREGGWQVQLPESQARAA; this is encoded by the coding sequence ATGGAACTGATCGACCGCCCGCTCGTACACCCCCGCCGCAAGGTCACTGGCTTTCGCCCGATCAAGGCGATGCGCCATTTCGGCAAGCTGGTGGCGGACAAGGAAGACACCGAGCAGGTGTTCCAGATCATCGATGCGCTCAAGGGGCGCAAGAGTGTGTGGCAGATGGCTGATTTCATCGCCACCCCGCAGGCCAGGATGCTGCTGGAGCGGGGCGAGGCGCTGCCGCCGCTGCTCGACGATCATGCCCGCTGGGCCAAATGCGCGCCCAATTCGCTCGCCCGCCGTTATGTCGAATTCATGGAGCGCGAAGGGCTGACCGCGGCCGGGCTGGTGGCGGAAAGCCACAAGTTCAAGCCGAAGGACGAGCGGTTCGAGGACCTCTACGAATGGTACATCGAGCGGCTGCGCGATACGCATGACCTCTTTCACGTGCTGACCGGCTATGGCCGCGATCCGCTGGGCGAACTGTGCCTGCTCGGCTTCAGTTACGAGCAGAACCATTCGCCCGGCGTGCTGTTCATTGCCTGGATGGGCGCACGGCAGATGGCGAAGGAAACGGGCATGAGGGCGCCGGTCATGGAGGCGCTGGCCGAAGGGCGCAGGCTGGGGCGCGAGGCCGACAAGCTGGCCCATGCTGACCTGCTCACCACGCTGCCTGATGATATCGATGCAGTGCGTGCGCGGCTTAAGATCGGCAAGCCGGAGGCCTATCGCCAGTGCCTGCGCCTGTTCGAGGACCTGCCGACGCGCGAGGGCGGGTGGCAGGTGCAGTTGCCCGAATCGCAAGCCAGGGCGGCCTAA
- a CDS encoding DUF6122 family protein produces MPDLLPALVHYSGHFLAPFALGWLFWRENWQRAGLVILAANLIDLDHLLATPMFDPDRCSIGFHPLHTIWAAVIYGLLLLVPKWWARALGLGALWHLAVDWGDCRMMGL; encoded by the coding sequence ATGCCTGACCTCCTCCCAGCCCTGGTCCACTACTCCGGCCATTTCCTCGCGCCGTTCGCACTTGGCTGGCTGTTCTGGCGGGAGAACTGGCAGCGCGCGGGGCTGGTGATCCTCGCCGCCAACCTGATCGATTTAGACCACTTGCTGGCCACCCCGATGTTCGATCCGGACCGCTGCTCGATCGGCTTCCACCCGCTGCACACGATCTGGGCTGCCGTGATCTACGGCCTGTTGCTGCTGGTGCCGAAATGGTGGGCTCGCGCGCTTGGGCTCGGTGCGCTGTGGCACCTTGCGGTCGACTGGGGCGATTGCCGGATGATGGGGCTTTAG
- a CDS encoding nitroreductase family protein — protein sequence MRPHQTLPYTLPDLTDAERIARATAMRERLATRRSCRYFADAPVPRQVIEHAILAAGSAPNGANHQPWHFAVISSPETRRAIREAAEAEERAFYAGKASDEWLDALKDLGTDADKPFLETAPWLIVVFAQRKGGIEEDGKTQNYYINESVGIACGLLLATLHEAGCATLTHTPSPMGFLRKICGRPEHEKPLMIVVTGLPAPDATVPAHAVRKKPLEQITSWL from the coding sequence ATGCGACCGCACCAGACCCTGCCCTACACCCTGCCCGACCTGACCGATGCCGAGCGCATTGCCCGCGCCACGGCAATGCGAGAGCGGCTGGCAACCCGGCGCAGCTGCCGTTATTTCGCCGATGCCCCGGTGCCGCGCCAAGTGATCGAACACGCGATCCTTGCGGCTGGCAGCGCACCCAACGGCGCCAACCACCAACCGTGGCACTTTGCGGTCATCTCCTCGCCTGAAACCAGGCGCGCAATCCGCGAAGCAGCAGAGGCGGAAGAGCGCGCCTTCTATGCAGGCAAGGCAAGCGATGAATGGCTCGATGCGCTCAAGGATCTCGGCACCGATGCCGACAAGCCGTTCCTCGAAACCGCGCCCTGGCTGATCGTCGTGTTCGCCCAACGCAAGGGCGGGATCGAGGAAGACGGCAAGACGCAGAACTACTATATCAACGAGAGCGTCGGGATCGCCTGCGGGCTGCTGCTGGCGACCCTGCACGAAGCGGGCTGCGCGACACTGACCCACACGCCCTCCCCGATGGGTTTCCTGCGGAAGATCTGCGGCCGGCCGGAGCACGAAAAGCCTCTGATGATCGTGGTTACAGGCCTGCCCGCCCCCGACGCGACCGTGCCCGCCCATGCCGTGCGCAAGAAGCCGCTGGAGCAGATCACCAGCTGGCTCTAG